One stretch of Siphonobacter curvatus DNA includes these proteins:
- a CDS encoding MFS transporter yields the protein MNAYPTDPFAALRYREFTFFGLASFFFTTAILIQEVVLGYEIYRITHDPLALGLVGLAEAIPYISLALLGGHFADKYDKKRIILLSLLVILVGSFILHWATLPETRAAHPDTFLLTIIYCVVALIGLARGFYSPATSSLKAFLTPREVYANAASWYSSFWQTGAILGPGLAGFLYAWMGMAGTMWLVIAGLGLVFLLFLFIKKKPIPEVSLEEEQLSVWQSIREGISFVFGNKLLLYSISLDLVAVLFGGVVAILPVFAEDVLHVGAEGLGILRAAPSIGAVLTLVATAVYSPVRRAWLNMLIAVAGFGIATIVFALSTHFWLSVTMLFLTGAFDSISVVIRQAILQLVPPDEIRGRVLSVNSIFVSTSNEIGAFESGLLAKTFGTVPSVLIGGSLTLVIVGFIWARTKELLQVKLI from the coding sequence ATGAATGCTTACCCTACTGATCCGTTTGCCGCCCTGCGTTATCGGGAATTTACCTTTTTTGGTCTAGCCAGTTTCTTCTTCACTACCGCTATTCTGATTCAGGAGGTTGTCTTAGGTTACGAAATTTATCGCATTACGCACGATCCCTTAGCTTTAGGCTTAGTAGGCCTCGCGGAAGCAATCCCCTACATTTCACTGGCGTTGCTGGGCGGACACTTTGCCGATAAGTACGACAAAAAGCGAATCATCTTACTGAGCTTACTAGTTATTCTGGTGGGCTCGTTTATTCTGCATTGGGCTACATTGCCCGAAACGCGGGCCGCTCACCCGGATACTTTTCTACTCACCATTATTTATTGCGTAGTTGCTTTGATTGGTCTGGCCCGTGGCTTCTACAGCCCGGCTACTTCTTCTCTGAAAGCATTTCTAACGCCCCGGGAGGTATATGCTAATGCGGCATCCTGGTACAGTTCGTTTTGGCAAACGGGAGCCATACTGGGGCCGGGGCTTGCCGGATTTCTTTACGCCTGGATGGGGATGGCGGGTACCATGTGGCTGGTCATTGCGGGCTTAGGATTGGTTTTTCTTTTGTTTTTATTCATCAAGAAGAAACCCATTCCTGAAGTATCGCTGGAAGAAGAACAGCTCAGTGTCTGGCAGAGTATTCGGGAAGGGATCTCCTTTGTGTTCGGTAACAAGCTCCTGCTCTACTCCATTTCGCTGGATTTGGTGGCTGTCCTGTTTGGTGGAGTCGTAGCAATCCTACCCGTTTTTGCCGAGGATGTTCTGCACGTAGGAGCTGAAGGCCTGGGTATTCTGCGAGCTGCTCCCTCCATCGGAGCCGTACTAACGCTCGTAGCGACTGCCGTGTACTCGCCCGTACGTAGAGCCTGGTTAAACATGCTCATTGCCGTTGCAGGATTCGGTATCGCTACCATCGTTTTCGCTCTGTCAACACATTTCTGGCTTTCCGTAACGATGCTTTTCCTGACAGGAGCGTTTGATAGCATCAGTGTCGTGATTCGTCAGGCTATTCTCCAACTGGTTCCACCCGACGAAATCCGGGGACGCGTACTTTCGGTTAACAGTATCTTCGTCAGTACTTCCAATGAAATCGGAGCTTTTGAATCGGGCTTACTGGCTAAAACCTTTGGTACAGTCCCTTCCGTACTCATTGGCGGAAGCCTTACGCTGGTTATTGTCGGCTTCATCTGGGCTCGTACGAAAGAGCTTCTCCAGGTAAAGCTGATTTAA